The genomic segment CTACATCTGTTTCATCGATGCCCCAGAATGCCAACTCCTCCTCATACAGAGGGCCACATACATCTGCTGGGCAGTGCAGCTTTCCAGTCCGGTAATAATTAAGTATGTGGGCAAAAACCCCAGGATGGCGATCAAAGAAGAACTCATCAGTCCGAGGGTCATAGTCAAAGTGGCTGTGGGCATCAGGTTCTGCCAGCCATGCTAGTCTGGTGCCTGGCAGGGTGCGGAGGGTGCTACGATAGGTCTGGTGTCGTGTTCCTCCTACGTTGATCACGATCCGGTCTGTGTCGTCTCCTTGGCCCATGACGGGTGTAAGGGGCACTCATCTGTCCCAGAGTGAGTGCTATTGACAACTCCGTTTTCTTGCCATGCCCTCCTGATGGGCAGCTATTGCTGAAGGACCAGtctctccatccccaccacaccTCCAGTCACATCAAACCCCCCCAAGGGACCACTTCCCATAATCTACAGAGGTGGTGCTGAAGGGGCACCTCTCCTGTCCTTGTACCCCCAGATGTGGTGCTGAAGGGGTACCTCTCTAGTCCTTGTACCCCCAGATGTGATGCTGAAGGGGCACCTCTCTAGTCCTTGTACCCCAGATGTGGTGCTGAAGGGGTACCTCTCTAGGCCTTGTACCCCCAGATGTGATGCTGAAGGGGCACCTATCCTGTTCTTGTACCCCCAGATGTGATGATGAAGGGGCACCTCTCCTGTTCTTGTACCCCAGATGTGGTGCTGAAGGGGTACCTCTCTAGTCCTTGTACCCCCAGATGTGATGCTGAAGGGGCACCTCTCTAGGCCTTGTACCCCCAGATGTGATGATGAAGGGGCACCTCTCCTGTCCTTGTACCCCCAGATGTGGTGCTGAAGGGGCACCTCTCTAGTCCTTGTACCCCCAGATGTGATGCTGAAGGGGCACCTCTCTAGTCCTTGTACCCCAGATGTGGTGCTGAAGGGGTACCTCTCCAATCCTTGTACCCCCAGATGTGGTGCTGAAGGGGCACCTCTCTAGTCCTTGTACCCCCAGATGTGATGCTGAAGGGGCACCTCTCCTGTTATTGTACCCCCAGATGTGATGCTGAAGGGGCACCTCTCCTGTTATTGTACCCCCAGATGTGGTGCTGAAGGGGCACCTCTCCAATCCTTGTACCCCCAGATGTGGTGCTGAAGGGACACCTCTCCAATCCTTGTACCCCCAGATGTGGTGCTGAAGGGACAGTCACATTATCGTTCCTTATGGTGCTGAATGGACAGCTCCCGTTCCTTATGGTGCTGAACGGACAGCTCCCGTTCTTTATGGTGCTGAATGGACAGCTCCCGTTCCTTATGGTGCTGAACGGACAGCTCCCGTTCCTTATGGTGCTGAACGGACAGCTCCCGGTCTTTATgttgctcccgatcacaggagaTACGGCTGCAGCTGGAGGAGAAGATCTGAGCAGCAGAGTGCGCAGGCGCAATGTCTTCCTAGAAATGCTCATTTGCTGGGGTCCTAGTGCTGCCTGGTCACAGCCCCATCATCacatgtgacaggggggggggggggggtattttctgtctggaggggctgattgttctctctatatgggggggggggggtattatctgtctggaggggctgattgttctctctatatgggggggggggtattatatgtctggaggggctgattgttctctctatatgggggggtattatctgtctggaggggctgattgttctctctatatggggggggggtattatctgtctggaggggctgattgttctctctatatggggggggggtattatctgtctggaggggctgattgttctctctatatggggggggtattatctgtctggaggggctgattgttctctctatatggggggggtattatctgtctggaggggctgattgttctctctatatggggggggtattatctgtctggaggggctgattgttctctctatatgggggggggtattatctgtctggaggggctgattgttctctctatatgggggggtattatctgtctggaggggctgattgttctctctatatggggggggtattatctgtctggaggggctgattgttctctctatatgggggggTATTATatgtctggaggggctgattgttctctctatatgggggggTATTATatgtctggaggggctgattgttctctctatatgggggggtattatctgtctggaggggctgattgttctctctatatggggggggtattatctgtctggaggggctgattgttctctctatatgggggggtattatctgtctggaggggctgattgttctctctatatgggggggTATTATatgtctggaggggctgattgttctctctatatgggggggTATTATatgtctggaggggctgattgttctctctatatggggggtattatctgtctggaggggctgattgttctctctctatatatgggggggggtattatctgtctggaggggctgattgttctttctatatgggggggggtattatctgtctggaggggctgattgttctttctatatggggggggtattatctgtctggatgggctgattgttctctctatatggggggggggtattacctgtctggaggggctgattgttctctctatatgggggggggggtattatctgtctggaggggctgattgttctctctatatgggggggtattatctgtctggaggggctgattgttctctctatatggggggggtattatctgtctggaggggctgattgttctctctatatggggggggatattatctgtctggaggggctgattgttctctctatatggggggggggtattatctgtctggaggggctgattgttctctctatatggggggggtattatctgtctggaggggctgattgttctctctatatgggggggggggtattatatgtctggaggggctgattgttctctctatatgggggggggggtattatctgtctggaggggctgattgttctctctatatggggggtattatctgtctggaggggctgattgttctctctatatgggggggggtattatatgtctggaggggctgattgttctctctatatgggggggggtattatctgtctggaggggctgattgttctctctatatggggggtattatctgtctggaggggctgattgttctctctatatggggggggtattatctgtctggaggggctgattgttctctctatatgggggggggtattatctgtctggaggggctgattgttctctctatatgggggggggtattatctgtctggaggggctgattgttctctctatatgggggggtattatctgtctggaggggctgattgttctctctatatgggggggggtattatctgtctggaggggctgattgttctctctatatgggggggtattatctgtctggaggggctgattgttctctctatatggggggggtattatctgtctggaggggctgattgttctctctatatggggggata from the Rana temporaria unplaced genomic scaffold, aRanTem1.1, whole genome shotgun sequence genome contains:
- the LOC120922726 gene encoding uncharacterized protein LOC120922726 — encoded protein: MSISRKTLRLRTLLLRSSPPAAAVSPVIGSNIKTGSCPFSTIRNGSCPFSTIRNGSCPFSTIKNGSCPFSTIRNGSCPFSTIRNDNVTVPSAPHLGVQGLERCPFSTTSGGTRIGEVPLQHHIWGYNNRRGAPSAPHLGVQGLERYPFSTTSGVQGLERCPFSITSGGTRTREVPLQHHIWGYKDRRGAPSSSHLGVQGLERCPFSITSGGTRTREVPLQHHIWGTRTGEVPLHHHIWGYKNRIGAPSASHLGVQGLERYPFSTTSGVQGLERCPFSITSGGTRTREVPLQHHIWGYKDRRGAPSAPPL